A portion of the Legionellales bacterium genome contains these proteins:
- a CDS encoding acyl carrier protein: MGNEITELESAIKEIFFNEFGLSSDELSEETGLFSNSVLDSLDVIRLMSSIEKKFTIKIPVYAVSLEDFDSISKIVILIQKFRVK, translated from the coding sequence ATGGGCAACGAAATTACTGAATTAGAATCCGCGATTAAAGAAATCTTCTTTAATGAATTTGGCCTATCTAGTGACGAGTTATCAGAAGAAACAGGTTTGTTTAGCAATAGTGTACTTGACTCACTTGATGTAATTCGTTTAATGAGTAGTATAGAAAAAAAATTTACTATAAAAATACCCGTGTACGCGGTTAGCCTTGAAGATTTTGACTCTATTTCGAAAATTGTCATACTTATTCAAAAGTTTAGAGTAAAATAA